In Pseudomonas sp. MTM4, one genomic interval encodes:
- a CDS encoding acyl-CoA dehydrogenase family protein: MYELTGKALQLHEQLTAFMDEHVYPNEHLFHEQTASAENRWAPPPILEELKAKARAEGLWNLFLPESEFGAGLTNFEYAHLCEIMGRSHGAAEIFNCSAPDTGNMEVLTRYGTPEQQEQWLKPLLNGEIRSCFSMTEPDVASSDATNIACEIRREGDEYVINGHKWWSSGAMATTCKIAIVMGKTDPTAERHRQQSMILVPLDTPGVEITRALHVFGYDHAPHGHAEIHYNNVRVPASNILLGEGRGFEIAQGRLGPGRIHHCMRTIGVAERALQAMCERVHSRVAFGKRLADFDSIRKDIARSRIEIEQTRLLTLKAARMMDTVGNKVARQEIAMIKAAAPSMALRVLDRAIQVHGAKGVCQDSFLAAAWAHQRTLRLADGPDEVHLDTIAKLELQNYSKKR, encoded by the coding sequence ATGTATGAACTGACCGGTAAAGCGCTACAGCTCCATGAACAGCTCACGGCTTTCATGGACGAACATGTCTATCCCAACGAGCATCTATTCCACGAGCAGACGGCTTCCGCCGAAAATCGTTGGGCGCCACCGCCGATCCTTGAAGAACTCAAAGCCAAGGCTCGCGCAGAGGGGCTGTGGAACCTGTTCCTGCCGGAGAGCGAATTCGGTGCCGGGCTGACCAATTTCGAGTACGCCCACCTGTGCGAAATTATGGGTCGCTCGCACGGCGCCGCCGAGATATTCAACTGCTCGGCCCCTGACACCGGGAATATGGAGGTGCTGACGCGCTATGGCACGCCGGAGCAGCAGGAACAGTGGCTGAAGCCGCTGCTCAATGGCGAGATACGTTCCTGCTTCTCCATGACCGAACCTGACGTGGCATCGTCCGATGCCACCAACATCGCGTGCGAGATTCGCCGCGAAGGCGACGAGTACGTGATCAACGGACACAAGTGGTGGTCGTCCGGCGCGATGGCAACCACCTGCAAGATCGCTATCGTCATGGGCAAGACCGATCCCACTGCCGAGCGCCATCGCCAGCAGTCGATGATTCTTGTGCCGCTGGACACGCCCGGCGTTGAAATCACGCGGGCGCTCCACGTATTCGGCTACGACCACGCGCCTCATGGGCATGCCGAAATTCATTACAACAACGTTCGCGTTCCGGCCAGCAACATCCTGCTTGGCGAGGGCCGTGGTTTCGAAATCGCCCAGGGACGTCTCGGCCCAGGCCGCATCCACCACTGCATGCGCACCATCGGAGTGGCCGAGCGCGCGCTGCAGGCTATGTGCGAGCGCGTGCATTCCCGCGTGGCCTTCGGCAAGCGGCTGGCCGACTTCGACTCGATTCGAAAGGATATCGCCCGTTCTCGCATCGAGATCGAACAGACCCGCCTGCTGACGCTCAAGGCGGCGCGCATGATGGACACCGTCGGCAACAAGGTGGCGCGGCAGGAGATCGCCATGATCAAGGCGGCCGCACCGAGCATGGCGCTGCGCGTGCTGGATCGCGCGATTCAGGTACATGGGGCCAAAGGTGTTTGTCAGGACAGCTTCTTGGCGGCGGCCTGGGCTCACCAACGTACCCTGCGGCTGGCCGACGGCCCGGACGAGGTGCATCTGGACACCATCGCCAAACTGGAACTGCAGAACTACTCCAAAAAGCGCTGA
- a CDS encoding SDR family NAD(P)-dependent oxidoreductase — MTNPLFDLSGKVALITGSTRGIGRSIAEEVARCGAKVVISSRKADACEAVAAELNTAGFEAIAVPCHVGRKEDLQRLVDTTLQTWGRIDVLVCNAATNPVYGPTSELTDDAWDKIMDTNVKGTFWLSNMVLPQMAERGEGAVIMLSSIAGLRGNTVIGTYGVSKAAEAALARNLAAEWGPKGIRVNAIAPGLVRTDFAKALLDDPERVRRAAEKTPLRRIGEPVDIAGLAVFLAAPASAYITGQVIVADGGETAC, encoded by the coding sequence ATGACCAATCCGTTATTCGATTTGTCCGGAAAGGTGGCGTTGATCACCGGTTCCACCCGTGGCATTGGTCGCTCCATTGCCGAAGAGGTGGCCCGTTGCGGCGCGAAAGTCGTCATTTCCAGCCGCAAGGCCGATGCCTGCGAGGCGGTGGCCGCCGAGCTGAATACCGCGGGCTTCGAAGCCATTGCGGTGCCTTGCCACGTGGGCCGCAAGGAAGACCTGCAGCGGTTGGTCGACACCACCTTGCAAACCTGGGGGCGCATCGATGTGCTGGTCTGCAACGCCGCGACCAACCCGGTCTATGGTCCGACCAGCGAGCTGACCGATGATGCGTGGGACAAGATCATGGACACCAACGTCAAGGGCACCTTCTGGTTATCCAATATGGTGCTGCCGCAAATGGCCGAACGTGGCGAGGGCGCGGTAATCATGCTCTCCAGCATCGCCGGACTGCGAGGCAATACGGTGATCGGCACCTACGGTGTATCCAAGGCGGCCGAAGCGGCGCTGGCGCGCAATCTGGCTGCCGAGTGGGGTCCGAAGGGCATCCGCGTCAACGCCATCGCGCCGGGGCTGGTGCGTACCGATTTCGCCAAGGCATTGCTCGACGATCCGGAGCGGGTTCGTCGGGCGGCCGAGAAAACCCCGCTGCGCCGTATCGGCGAGCCGGTGGATATCGCCGGGCTCGCGGTCTTTCTCGCGGCGCCTGCCAGTGCCTATATCACCGGTCAGGTAATCGTCGCGGATGGCGGCGAAACCGCATGTTGA
- a CDS encoding phosphotransferase, with protein sequence MNAPELIDVLPAHRFDEAALARYLRLHLPQLGDDGLSIKQFQGGQSNPTYLLETAGRRYVLRKKPPGQVLPSAHMVEREYKVIRALSEHTRVPVPHVHLLCEDESVIGTAFYLMDHVEGRIFSHPALEELAVQERQAIHLAAIDTLAELHQVDVEAVGLGDFGKAQGYFARQVKRWSGQYQASRTGDMPAMERLMQWLPEQVLQRDECAIAHGDYRLGNLIFEPGAPKVAAILDWELSTIGHPLADLAYFCLPYHLPAGVDGLRGLVGTDLQAQGIPSEQQVLERYCQQSGRADVAQWHVFVAFSLFRLAAILQGVYARALQGNASNADALQVGQRAGLLAEAGWRIAQRGDRGESV encoded by the coding sequence ATGAATGCCCCCGAGTTGATCGACGTACTCCCGGCGCATCGTTTCGATGAGGCCGCGCTAGCTCGGTATCTGCGCCTGCATCTGCCGCAGCTGGGTGATGACGGTCTGAGCATCAAGCAATTCCAGGGCGGCCAGTCCAACCCCACTTACCTGCTGGAGACGGCGGGGCGCAGATATGTGCTGCGCAAGAAACCACCGGGCCAGGTGCTGCCCTCGGCGCACATGGTTGAACGCGAATACAAGGTGATTCGCGCGTTGTCCGAACACACCCGCGTGCCTGTGCCGCATGTGCATCTGCTGTGTGAGGATGAAAGCGTCATCGGCACGGCCTTCTATCTGATGGATCACGTCGAGGGGCGAATCTTCAGTCATCCGGCGCTGGAGGAGCTGGCGGTCCAGGAGCGTCAGGCGATCCACCTGGCGGCTATCGACACCCTGGCCGAGCTGCATCAGGTCGACGTCGAGGCGGTGGGGCTTGGCGACTTCGGCAAGGCCCAAGGCTATTTCGCCCGTCAGGTGAAGCGTTGGTCCGGCCAGTATCAGGCCTCCCGCACGGGCGACATGCCGGCGATGGAGCGGTTGATGCAGTGGCTTCCCGAACAGGTGCTGCAGCGCGACGAGTGCGCCATCGCCCATGGCGACTACCGTCTCGGTAACCTGATCTTCGAACCTGGAGCACCAAAAGTCGCAGCGATTCTCGACTGGGAACTGTCCACCATCGGCCATCCGCTCGCGGATCTCGCTTATTTCTGCTTGCCCTATCACCTGCCAGCCGGTGTGGATGGCTTGCGTGGACTGGTCGGCACCGACCTACAGGCGCAAGGTATTCCGTCTGAGCAGCAAGTACTGGAACGTTATTGCCAACAAAGCGGACGCGCCGATGTCGCGCAGTGGCATGTCTTCGTGGCGTTTTCGCTGTTCCGTCTCGCGGCGATTCTGCAAGGCGTTTACGCCCGTGCGCTGCAGGGCAATGCCAGCAATGCCGATGCGCTGCAGGTCGGCCAGCGCGCCGGTTTGCTTGCAGAAGCTGGCTGGCGCATCGCCCAGCGCGGCGACAGGGGAGAATCGGTATGA
- the surE gene encoding 5'/3'-nucleotidase SurE gives MSGPLLRRVLLTNDDGIAAPGLALLERIAAQLAEEVWVVAPEHDQSGTGQGISVHSPLRVYRHGERRFAVSGTPSDCVMFAMAEWLQDSPPDLVLSGVNSGANIGDSVPYSGTIGAVLSADLLGLPAIGLSQAFLDRTDIDWSCVKTYAETTIRELWMRRAEGGCCWNVNFPACSADAVSHMRMTQQSRGSITKPRLQAGRDGRGLPYWWLGFEHSSSHIVAPEADVTALREKRIAITPLRDTQGWLDWGEERAMAELASNMDSGVL, from the coding sequence ATGAGCGGTCCATTGCTGCGCCGCGTCCTGCTGACCAACGACGACGGCATCGCTGCGCCGGGGCTGGCCTTGCTCGAACGGATCGCTGCGCAACTGGCTGAGGAAGTCTGGGTGGTGGCCCCCGAGCACGACCAGAGCGGCACCGGCCAAGGCATCTCTGTGCATTCGCCGCTGCGGGTGTATCGCCACGGCGAGCGGCGCTTCGCCGTTTCCGGTACGCCGTCCGACTGCGTGATGTTCGCCATGGCCGAGTGGCTGCAGGATTCGCCGCCCGATCTGGTGCTCTCTGGCGTCAACAGCGGGGCGAATATTGGCGACTCGGTGCCTTACTCAGGAACCATCGGTGCGGTGCTTAGCGCTGATCTGCTGGGGTTGCCGGCCATCGGCCTGAGCCAGGCCTTTCTTGATCGCACAGATATCGATTGGTCCTGTGTCAAAACCTACGCTGAAACCACGATCCGCGAACTCTGGATGCGCCGCGCGGAAGGCGGCTGTTGCTGGAACGTGAATTTTCCCGCCTGCTCGGCCGACGCGGTCAGCCATATGCGGATGACCCAACAGTCGCGCGGCTCAATTACCAAGCCGCGCCTGCAGGCCGGCCGGGACGGTCGAGGTCTGCCGTATTGGTGGCTTGGCTTCGAGCATTCCTCCTCGCACATCGTTGCGCCTGAGGCGGACGTCACGGCGCTGCGCGAGAAACGCATCGCCATCACACCCTTGCGCGACACCCAGGGCTGGCTCGACTGGGGCGAAGAACGGGCCATGGCCGAACTGGCCTCTAATATGGATTCAGGAGTTCTGTAA
- a CDS encoding long-chain fatty acid--CoA ligase, whose protein sequence is MFTRHHAVWPEDLPKHLTVPETSLFANLEISARRFPDKTAIVYYDTLITYTELLREVEALAGYLQNLGVAKGNRVLLYMQNSPQFTIAYYAILRADAVVVPVNPMNHTAELEHYLHDTGAAVCLCGQELTGFISSLVGTAQLRQVIVAAYSDYIRQPTDLALPAEVQAAAIAPDFAGGIGWRDALDAGHTPGPHTAGPDDLCVFPYSSGTTGAPKGCMHTHRSAMATIIHRVVWTNSTSESVILATLPYFHVTGMQGAMSGPIYNGGTAVIMTRWDRKVAAKLIERHAVTGWVNIATMAIDFLADPDLEQYDLSSLVSVGGGGAAMPKAVEEKLHRLTGLRYIEGYGLSETIAATHINPVAKPKAQCLGIPVFDVDSRVIDLTTQRELGPNEVGEIVSHGPQVFVGYWNRPEETERAFIELDGKRFFRTGDMGYYDEDGYFFMVDRVKRMINASGFKVWPSEVESLMYRHPAIQECCVISRPDPKRGETVKACVVLRDGQAGLVSEQDVIDWCKAEMAAYKAPVYVEFVASLPRSSTGKLMWRALQEEENRKHASAQEA, encoded by the coding sequence ATGTTCACTCGTCATCACGCAGTCTGGCCCGAGGATCTGCCCAAACACCTGACGGTGCCGGAGACCAGCCTGTTCGCCAATCTGGAGATCTCCGCCCGGCGCTTCCCGGACAAGACGGCCATCGTCTATTACGACACCCTGATTACCTACACCGAACTGCTGCGTGAAGTAGAGGCGCTGGCCGGCTACCTGCAGAACCTGGGTGTCGCCAAGGGTAATCGTGTCCTGCTGTATATGCAGAACTCGCCGCAGTTCACCATCGCCTACTACGCGATTCTTCGTGCGGACGCGGTGGTGGTGCCGGTCAATCCGATGAACCACACCGCCGAGCTTGAACACTACCTGCACGATACCGGCGCGGCGGTCTGCCTTTGCGGACAGGAGCTGACCGGTTTCATTTCATCACTGGTTGGCACTGCACAGCTGCGCCAGGTGATCGTCGCTGCCTATTCGGACTATATCCGGCAGCCCACCGACCTCGCGCTGCCGGCCGAGGTCCAGGCCGCGGCGATCGCACCGGATTTCGCCGGCGGCATCGGCTGGCGCGATGCCTTGGATGCGGGCCATACGCCCGGTCCGCACACCGCCGGCCCGGACGATCTGTGCGTGTTCCCCTACAGCTCCGGCACTACCGGCGCGCCGAAGGGCTGCATGCACACCCATCGCTCGGCGATGGCGACCATCATTCATCGCGTGGTCTGGACCAACAGCACCAGCGAATCGGTGATTCTCGCGACGTTGCCGTATTTTCACGTCACCGGTATGCAGGGCGCCATGAGCGGGCCGATCTACAACGGCGGCACCGCGGTTATCATGACCCGCTGGGATCGCAAGGTGGCGGCGAAACTGATCGAGCGCCACGCGGTAACCGGCTGGGTCAATATCGCCACCATGGCCATCGACTTTCTCGCCGATCCGGATCTCGAACAGTACGACCTGTCCAGCCTGGTCAGCGTCGGCGGCGGCGGGGCGGCGATGCCCAAGGCGGTAGAGGAGAAGCTGCACCGGCTCACCGGCCTACGCTATATCGAGGGCTATGGTCTGTCCGAAACCATTGCCGCCACCCATATCAACCCGGTGGCGAAACCCAAGGCGCAGTGCCTCGGCATTCCGGTATTCGACGTGGATAGCCGGGTTATCGACCTGACTACGCAACGTGAACTCGGCCCCAACGAGGTAGGTGAGATCGTCAGTCACGGTCCGCAGGTGTTCGTCGGTTACTGGAACCGGCCAGAAGAGACCGAACGTGCCTTCATCGAGCTGGACGGTAAGCGTTTCTTCCGTACCGGGGACATGGGCTACTACGACGAGGACGGCTATTTTTTTATGGTCGATCGCGTTAAGCGCATGATCAACGCGTCGGGTTTCAAGGTCTGGCCGTCAGAGGTCGAAAGCTTGATGTACCGTCATCCGGCGATCCAGGAATGTTGCGTCATCTCGCGCCCCGACCCGAAGCGCGGCGAGACGGTGAAGGCCTGCGTTGTGCTGCGTGACGGTCAGGCCGGGCTGGTCAGCGAACAGGACGTCATCGACTGGTGCAAGGCGGAGATGGCGGCCTACAAGGCACCGGTATATGTCGAGTTCGTCGCGTCGCTGCCTCGCTCGTCCACCGGCAAGCTGATGTGGCGCGCCTTGCAGGAAGAAGAAAATCGCAAGCACGCCAGTGCCCAGGAGGCCTGA
- a CDS encoding class II aldolase/adducin family protein: MQDPTSTNRDAEWQVRKDLAAAYRLVAHFGWDDLVFTHLSARVPGPEHHFLINPYGLLFQEITASSLVKVDSDGQIVQSGSLHRVNPAGFTIHSAIHMGREDASAVMHLHAADGTAVSAHRDGLLPLSQTAMLCVDHISYHDYEGVALDLSERERLIRDLGDKQMMILRNHGVLTAGSTVAEAFTYLYFLMKACEIQVRAQSCGPTYQPSAAAIETTRQQSAELGKAAKLTWPALLRLLEANGHVYAI; encoded by the coding sequence ATGCAAGATCCAACTTCGACGAATCGGGACGCGGAATGGCAGGTTCGCAAGGACCTTGCCGCGGCCTATCGGCTGGTGGCGCACTTCGGCTGGGACGATCTCGTTTTCACTCATCTGTCTGCGCGCGTGCCGGGGCCAGAACATCATTTCCTGATCAACCCGTACGGCCTGCTGTTTCAGGAAATCACCGCCTCGTCGCTGGTGAAGGTCGACAGCGACGGACAGATCGTCCAGAGCGGCAGCCTGCACCGGGTCAATCCGGCTGGCTTCACCATCCACAGCGCTATCCATATGGGCCGTGAGGATGCCAGCGCGGTTATGCATTTGCATGCAGCCGACGGCACGGCGGTCTCGGCGCACCGCGATGGCCTACTGCCGCTGAGCCAGACTGCGATGCTTTGCGTAGATCACATCAGCTACCACGACTACGAGGGTGTGGCACTGGACCTGAGCGAGCGCGAACGGCTGATCCGCGATCTTGGCGACAAGCAGATGATGATCCTGCGCAACCATGGCGTGCTTACGGCGGGGAGCACCGTCGCCGAAGCCTTCACTTACCTGTATTTCCTGATGAAGGCTTGCGAGATTCAGGTGCGTGCACAATCTTGCGGGCCGACCTATCAGCCATCCGCCGCTGCCATCGAGACCACTCGCCAGCAATCGGCCGAACTGGGCAAAGCAGCCAAGCTGACCTGGCCGGCGCTGTTGCGCCTGCTTGAAGCCAACGGTCACGTCTACGCGATATAG
- a CDS encoding glyoxylate/hydroxypyruvate reductase A: MKILFVAADPKPERWTNLIKQHLPDAEIQVWHPDSPGYGADYAIVWHPPTALFDKEPQLKAVFNLGAGVDALVRVPNLPRDIPVVRLEDAGMSVQMAEYVAYHVIGISRDMDAYRQQQAAGQWKLRRPIERSEWPVGVLGLGHIGQRVARTLAGLDYPVCGWARSKYDIEGVRSFAGEAELDSFLGETRVMINTLPLTDSTRDLIDYSLLAKLRPDAVVINVGRGEHLVDQDLCRAIEEGRVARAVLDVFREEPLPTTHPFWHMPQVTITPHVSARTLREATIAQIASKIAALEQGQAISGVIDIQRGY, from the coding sequence GTGAAAATCCTCTTCGTTGCCGCAGATCCCAAGCCCGAGCGCTGGACCAACCTGATTAAGCAGCATCTTCCAGACGCTGAGATTCAGGTTTGGCATCCGGATAGCCCGGGTTACGGTGCCGACTACGCCATCGTTTGGCATCCGCCGACGGCGTTGTTCGACAAGGAACCGCAGCTCAAGGCCGTCTTCAATCTCGGCGCCGGGGTGGATGCGCTGGTGCGCGTGCCGAACCTGCCGCGCGACATTCCCGTGGTGCGCCTGGAAGACGCCGGCATGTCGGTGCAGATGGCCGAATACGTTGCGTATCACGTCATTGGCATCAGCCGCGACATGGACGCCTACCGCCAGCAGCAAGCCGCAGGGCAGTGGAAACTGCGCCGGCCGATCGAGCGCAGCGAATGGCCGGTTGGCGTGCTCGGGCTCGGCCATATCGGCCAGCGCGTCGCCCGCACCTTGGCCGGGCTGGACTATCCCGTGTGCGGCTGGGCGCGCTCCAAGTACGACATCGAGGGCGTGCGCAGCTTCGCCGGCGAGGCCGAACTGGACAGCTTTCTCGGTGAAACCCGTGTGATGATCAATACGCTGCCGCTGACCGACAGTACCCGCGACTTAATCGACTACTCGCTGCTCGCGAAGCTGAGGCCTGATGCGGTGGTGATCAACGTCGGTCGCGGCGAGCATCTGGTGGATCAGGATCTTTGCCGCGCCATCGAAGAAGGCCGCGTTGCCCGCGCGGTGCTCGACGTGTTCCGTGAAGAACCGCTACCGACGACACATCCGTTCTGGCACATGCCGCAGGTGACCATCACCCCGCATGTCTCGGCGCGGACCCTGCGCGAAGCGACCATTGCGCAGATCGCCAGCAAAATCGCTGCGCTGGAGCAGGGGCAGGCCATCAGCGGTGTCATCGATATTCAGCGCGGTTACTGA
- a CDS encoding OmpA family protein, giving the protein MNKLLTLPTVLAMTIGLAACSSQPNQNLEQARGQYSQLQADARSATLAALETEDAGKMLEKANQAYLNDADEEKVDQLAYLTQRRIELAEQTIALRTAEQEIEKASAKRAEARLESREQQLKRQQDEIRKLQQDLQAKQTERGTLVTFGDVLFDLDKAELKQSGMRGVQKLAEFLNDNPERKVVVEGYTDSTGAASYNQQLSERRAQAVQRALTRAGVDPQRIQTVGYGEEYPVASNGSTSGRAMNRRVEVTISNDNQRVAPRSSME; this is encoded by the coding sequence ATGAATAAACTACTGACGCTCCCTACCGTGCTGGCCATGACCATCGGCTTGGCCGCCTGCTCCTCGCAACCCAACCAGAACCTCGAACAGGCGCGCGGACAGTATTCGCAGCTACAGGCGGACGCCCGCTCCGCCACTCTGGCAGCGCTGGAAACCGAAGACGCCGGCAAAATGCTGGAGAAGGCCAACCAGGCCTACCTGAACGATGCGGACGAAGAAAAGGTGGATCAGCTCGCCTATCTGACCCAGCGTCGAATCGAGCTCGCCGAGCAGACCATCGCTCTGCGTACCGCCGAGCAGGAAATCGAGAAAGCCTCTGCCAAGCGCGCCGAAGCCCGCCTCGAATCGCGCGAGCAGCAGCTCAAGCGCCAGCAGGACGAAATCCGCAAACTGCAGCAGGATCTACAAGCCAAGCAGACCGAACGCGGCACCCTGGTGACCTTCGGTGACGTACTGTTCGACCTCGACAAGGCGGAACTCAAGCAGTCCGGCATGCGCGGCGTGCAGAAGCTCGCCGAATTCCTCAACGACAACCCGGAGCGCAAGGTCGTGGTCGAGGGCTACACCGACAGCACCGGCGCGGCCAGCTACAACCAGCAGCTCTCCGAGCGCCGTGCCCAAGCCGTTCAACGCGCCCTGACCCGTGCGGGCGTCGATCCACAGCGCATCCAGACGGTTGGTTATGGTGAAGAGTATCCGGTGGCAAGCAATGGCTCGACTTCTGGCCGGGCGATGAATCGCCGCGTAGAGGTGACGATTTCCAATGACAACCAGCGCGTCGCGCCACGTTCGTCCATGGAATGA
- a CDS encoding DUF4398 domain-containing protein — translation MKMNTIESPLLRSQLPKLAAVALGGLLLVGCAGNPPNEQFAVTESAVRSAVSAGGTEYAAVEMRNAQEKWKQAELAMQKENYDQARKLAQQAEWDARVAERKAQAAKAQKAVEDANRGIQELREESMRGTQ, via the coding sequence ATGAAAATGAACACTATCGAAAGCCCTCTATTGCGATCTCAGTTACCCAAGCTGGCAGCCGTTGCATTAGGCGGTCTGCTGCTGGTTGGTTGTGCAGGCAATCCACCGAACGAGCAGTTTGCCGTGACCGAATCCGCGGTGCGTAGCGCCGTGAGCGCAGGTGGCACCGAATACGCCGCCGTTGAAATGCGCAACGCGCAGGAAAAATGGAAGCAGGCCGAACTGGCCATGCAGAAGGAAAACTACGACCAGGCGCGCAAGCTGGCCCAGCAAGCCGAGTGGGATGCACGCGTCGCCGAGCGCAAGGCCCAGGCCGCCAAGGCGCAGAAGGCTGTGGAGGACGCCAATCGGGGTATCCAGGAGCTGCGCGAAGAAAGCATGCGCGGCACCCAGTGA
- a CDS encoding pilin assembly protein — protein sequence MKISELVREWESSATGRMSSTQYSIPLDVESAARLAALAEMYPKRSTEELLGELVGAALEAIETTLPYQQGAKVIATDEQGDPIYEDIGPTPRFLALSRKHLERLLAEQPEHS from the coding sequence ATGAAAATCTCAGAACTGGTCCGTGAGTGGGAAAGCAGTGCCACTGGCCGCATGAGCAGCACGCAGTACAGCATTCCCCTGGACGTCGAGAGTGCCGCACGGCTGGCGGCCTTGGCGGAGATGTACCCCAAGCGCAGTACCGAAGAGCTGCTTGGCGAATTGGTCGGCGCCGCGCTCGAAGCCATCGAGACGACCCTTCCCTATCAACAGGGCGCCAAGGTCATTGCCACCGATGAGCAAGGTGATCCGATCTACGAGGACATTGGCCCGACACCGCGTTTCCTTGCCCTGTCGCGCAAGCATCTCGAGCGCTTGCTCGCCGAGCAACCGGAGCATTCCTAA